Proteins encoded by one window of Nocardioides euryhalodurans:
- a CDS encoding class I SAM-dependent methyltransferase, whose product MTEDHYFSADPAAPFAREELTCEVWGHELRLVSGAGVFSRGHLDHATAVLLRECEPPAQGQVLDLGCGYGPIGLAIARAVPLATVTAVDVNERALLLANENARALGVEGRFIACRPDQVPADFTFDEIWSNPPIRIGKQALHELLLTWLPRLRPDGRAVMVVGKNLGADSLQRWLTDQGWPTVRLASAKGFRVLETRRG is encoded by the coding sequence GTGACCGAGGACCACTACTTCTCCGCCGACCCGGCGGCTCCGTTCGCGCGCGAGGAGCTCACCTGCGAGGTGTGGGGCCACGAGCTCCGCCTGGTGAGCGGCGCCGGCGTCTTCAGCCGGGGGCACCTCGACCACGCGACCGCCGTCCTCCTGCGCGAGTGCGAGCCCCCGGCTCAGGGCCAGGTGCTCGACCTCGGCTGCGGCTACGGACCCATCGGGCTCGCGATCGCACGGGCCGTGCCCCTCGCGACGGTCACGGCCGTCGACGTCAACGAGCGAGCACTGCTGCTCGCCAACGAGAACGCCCGCGCCCTCGGGGTCGAGGGCCGGTTCATCGCCTGCCGGCCCGACCAGGTCCCGGCCGACTTCACCTTCGACGAGATCTGGTCGAACCCGCCGATCCGGATCGGCAAGCAGGCGCTCCACGAGCTGCTGCTCACCTGGCTGCCGCGGCTGCGTCCCGACGGGCGGGCGGTCATGGTCGTGGGCAAGAACCTCGGCGCCGACTCGCTCCAGCGCTGGCTGACCGACCAGGGCTGGCCGACCGTACGCCTGGCGAGCGCGAAGGGCTTCCGGGTGCTGGAGACCCGGCGCGGCTGA
- a CDS encoding SigE family RNA polymerase sigma factor, with product MELVAERGVGGRVLDFDAWVAARGDELFRLAYVITGNRADAEDVVQDALSRALPRWERIAAVEDPDAYVRRMVVNAHTSWWRKFRRRESPVAEVRLGESAEPDVAEQDRVWRACLALPVDQRVAVVLRYYEQRDYADIADLTGVREGTVRSRVSRGLAALRTELEDDDDD from the coding sequence ATGGAGCTGGTGGCCGAGCGAGGGGTCGGAGGACGGGTGCTCGACTTCGACGCGTGGGTCGCGGCCCGGGGGGACGAGCTCTTCCGGCTCGCCTACGTCATCACCGGCAACCGTGCCGACGCCGAGGACGTCGTCCAGGACGCCCTGTCGCGGGCCCTGCCGCGGTGGGAGCGGATCGCCGCGGTCGAGGATCCCGACGCCTACGTCCGCCGGATGGTCGTCAACGCCCACACGTCGTGGTGGCGGAAGTTCCGCCGGCGGGAGTCGCCGGTCGCCGAGGTCCGCCTCGGCGAGTCCGCCGAGCCGGACGTCGCGGAGCAGGACCGGGTCTGGCGGGCCTGCCTGGCGCTGCCCGTCGACCAGCGCGTGGCCGTCGTGCTGCGCTACTACGAGCAGCGCGACTACGCCGACATCGCGGACCTGACGGGCGTGCGCGAGGGCACCGTCCGGTCGCGGGTCTCGCGCGGGCTGGCCGCGCTGCGCACCGAGCTGGAGGACGACGACGATGACTGA
- the mgrA gene encoding L-glyceraldehyde 3-phosphate reductase, with protein MSYEAAENRYDAGMHYRHTGHSGLQLPVLSLGLWQNFGTDRPEETQRAILRRAFDRGVTHFDLANNYGPPYGRAEENFGRYLADDFKPYRDELVISTKAGYDMWPGPYGQGGGSRKYVLASLDQSLARMGLDYVDIFYSHRFDPDTPVAETMMALDTAVRSGRALYAGISSYSAEKTREAATIARDLGTPLLIHQPSYSMLNRWIEGDLLDELEQQGMGCIVFTALAQGLLTDRYLDGIPADSRAARDDSTLTGLEDDVLRRVRALNEIAQRRGQKLAQLALQWAVRDPRVTSAVIGASSVEQLDANLDAVDAPPLTDDELAEIDRYAGDSGVNLWAKSTEE; from the coding sequence ATGAGCTACGAGGCAGCCGAGAACCGCTACGACGCCGGGATGCACTACCGCCACACCGGCCACAGTGGGCTGCAGCTCCCGGTGCTCTCGCTGGGGCTGTGGCAGAACTTCGGCACGGACCGCCCCGAGGAGACCCAGCGAGCGATCCTGCGGCGGGCCTTCGACCGGGGCGTGACCCACTTCGACCTTGCCAACAACTACGGCCCGCCGTACGGCCGCGCGGAGGAGAACTTCGGCCGCTACCTCGCCGACGACTTCAAGCCGTACCGCGACGAGCTGGTCATCTCGACGAAGGCGGGCTACGACATGTGGCCGGGGCCGTACGGGCAGGGCGGCGGGTCGCGCAAGTACGTCCTCGCCAGCCTCGACCAGTCGCTCGCCCGGATGGGCCTGGACTACGTCGACATCTTCTACAGCCACCGCTTCGACCCCGACACCCCGGTCGCGGAGACGATGATGGCGCTCGACACGGCGGTCCGGTCCGGTCGCGCGCTCTATGCCGGCATCAGCTCCTACTCCGCGGAGAAGACGCGCGAGGCCGCGACCATCGCCCGCGACCTCGGCACGCCGCTGCTGATCCACCAGCCGTCGTACTCGATGCTCAACCGCTGGATCGAGGGCGACCTGCTCGACGAGCTCGAGCAGCAGGGGATGGGCTGCATCGTCTTCACCGCGCTCGCGCAGGGGCTGCTGACCGACCGCTACCTCGACGGCATCCCCGCCGACTCCCGCGCGGCGCGCGACGACTCCACGCTCACCGGCCTCGAGGACGACGTGCTGCGGCGGGTGCGGGCGCTGAACGAGATCGCGCAGCGCCGTGGCCAGAAGCTCGCCCAGCTCGCGCTGCAGTGGGCGGTCCGCGACCCGCGGGTGACCAGCGCGGTGATCGGCGCCTCCAGCGTCGAGCAGCTCGACGCCAACCTCGACGCGGTCGACGCGCCGCCGCTGACCGACGACGAGCTCGCCGAGATCGACCGGTACGCCGGCGACTCCGGCGTCAACCTCTGGGCGAAGTCGACCGAGGAGTGA
- a CDS encoding GNAT family N-acetyltransferase — protein MTGLLEPLGAADHDAVLALNERHQHLTAPMDLDRLRHLDEVGTVEVIRDRGRFGGFVVTVTSGATFDSENFAWFAERYDRYCYLDRIVVHEDARRLGLARRVYDELEARTAQTAPLLTLEVNTDPPNEASLAFHAGRGFEQVGERFIVDHTVAMMVKRLAP, from the coding sequence GTGACCGGCCTGCTGGAGCCGCTCGGCGCGGCCGACCACGACGCGGTGCTCGCGCTCAACGAGCGGCACCAGCACCTCACCGCGCCGATGGACCTCGACCGGCTTCGTCACCTCGACGAGGTCGGCACGGTCGAGGTGATCCGCGACCGGGGACGCTTCGGTGGGTTCGTCGTGACCGTGACGAGCGGAGCGACGTTCGACAGCGAGAACTTCGCCTGGTTCGCCGAGCGCTACGACCGCTACTGCTACCTCGACCGGATCGTCGTCCACGAGGACGCCCGACGGCTCGGCCTCGCCCGTCGGGTGTACGACGAGCTGGAGGCCCGGACCGCGCAGACCGCTCCGCTGCTGACCCTCGAGGTCAACACCGACCCACCCAACGAGGCCTCCCTCGCCTTCCACGCCGGCCGCGGCTTCGAGCAGGTCGGCGAGCGCTTCATCGTCGACCACACCGTGGCGATGATGGTGAAGCGGCTCGCGCCCTAG